From Streptomyces qinzhouensis, one genomic window encodes:
- a CDS encoding helix-turn-helix domain-containing protein translates to MPTRSTSSDISPETNPDAPLSGGWYSTGELARLLRVDPSTLRRWRTAHPRQGPPYIPVSGRIVLYSARDVATWLAERRVTPGFGELMPYTETVPLGVRVAGDIEHRPNRASPYRARVRWFDPVSRRRRSLSEGKGTLDEAEEWISGILKAAEAGIAPDVATMSLAEYGTANMDLALRGLELKTLDPYLAGWRRRVVPALGHFPVRMITNGAVDRTVHGWIADEQSRSTVKNSLAVLVRVMEQAVRDGLITVNPARVTGWQREYKQAEDELDNPRALALRDWPTLLRLAHALVDRSHGHYQGWGEVVVFAAATAARIGEVSGVRVADIDPVN, encoded by the coding sequence ATGCCCACTCGTTCCACCTCATCCGACATATCCCCCGAGACCAATCCGGACGCGCCGCTGTCCGGCGGTTGGTACTCAACTGGAGAGCTCGCCCGTCTTCTCCGCGTCGACCCATCGACTCTCCGGCGTTGGCGGACCGCGCATCCCCGGCAAGGCCCCCCGTACATCCCGGTGAGCGGGCGGATCGTTCTCTACAGCGCCCGCGATGTGGCGACCTGGCTCGCTGAACGCCGTGTCACGCCCGGGTTCGGTGAGCTGATGCCCTACACCGAGACTGTCCCGCTCGGTGTGCGGGTGGCCGGCGACATCGAGCACCGTCCCAACCGGGCCTCGCCCTACCGTGCCCGCGTCCGCTGGTTCGACCCCGTCTCCAGGCGCCGCAGGTCACTTTCCGAGGGCAAGGGCACTCTGGATGAGGCCGAGGAGTGGATTTCGGGGATCCTGAAGGCCGCTGAGGCGGGGATCGCGCCGGATGTGGCCACCATGTCGCTGGCCGAGTACGGCACCGCCAATATGGACCTGGCGCTGCGCGGTCTGGAGTTGAAGACGCTGGATCCGTATCTCGCGGGCTGGCGCCGCCGGGTGGTCCCCGCGCTCGGGCACTTCCCCGTCCGCATGATCACCAACGGGGCTGTCGACCGCACCGTCCACGGCTGGATCGCCGACGAGCAGAGCCGCTCCACCGTCAAGAACAGCCTGGCCGTTCTGGTCCGGGTGATGGAGCAGGCGGTCCGGGACGGGCTCATCACCGTCAACCCGGCCCGGGTCACCGGCTGGCAGCGCGAGTACAAGCAGGCCGAGGACGAACTCGACAACCCCCGTGCCCTCGCCCTGCGGGACTGGCCCACCCTCCTCCGCCTCGCCCACGCACTCGTCGACCGCTCCCACGGCCACTACCAGGGATGGGGTGAGGTCGTGGTCTTCGCCGCCGCGACCGCCGCACGCATCGGCGAGGTCTCCGGCGTCCGCGTCGCCGACATCGACCCGGTGAACTGA